The DNA window CCTGAGGCGCCGCTTCTGATGCACCAGGGAGGGATGGTGCGCTCACTTGGACTAACGACGGTACGGGGGTTGGGTTACGCACCGTACAAGGGAAATTCTCTCCGTGACAAAGAAGGCCACTAGCTGCGGATTTAGCCCTAAGTAGCCGGTCCGCTACGTCATGGTTATGGGCGAATTGCCCACCGGCTTCTCAGCTCTGCGGCTGGTACGCGCAGCTGTCCGTCAGCGAGTCCGCGGCCTCGTCCCCACCGGTCCCTGGCGAGGGCGCGTTGGACGGATCGTCGCCGGGCGACTCCTCGTCATCCCCGTTGTCCGGAGGTGGCTCGGCCGCCTTGGTGGGATCCGGCGCGTTGGGCGTGGCCGGAGCCTTGGCGGTTGAGCTGGCGCCCGGCGAAGGCGAAGCCTCGCTCGCCGCCAGCGCGCTCTCGACCTTCGAACGGATCAGGTCGTAGTCCGGGTGCGCCGGCCGGATCACCTTGTTGTCGAACACGATGCTGGTGACGGTCGCGTCCTTGACGTCCAGCGCGAGGCCGACGAACGGCTTCAGCAAAGACTGCGGCAGGTCGGTCTCGACGATGTCCTTCGACGACTTCGCGATCGCCTCGTACCGGGTCAGCATCGTCGCCGGGTCCGCCTGCTGGATGATCGCGTTGATCACGCAACGCTGGCGGCCCATCCGGGCGTAGTCGCTGGACCCGTACCGGCCACGCGCGAACCAGAGCGCGTTGTCGCCGTCGAGGTGCTTGTTCGGGCCTGGCTCCAGCCAGTCGTCCGGCCGCCGGCCGGTGTCGGTGTTGCCGCCGATCGCGACCCTGGTGTTGATGTTGACCGTGATCCCGCCGAGTGCGTCGACCAGCTGCTCGAAGCCGTCCAGGTTGATCAGGATGAAGTAGTCGAGCTGGAGCCCGAGCGCCTCGCCGACGCCGAGTTTGAGCGCGTCCGCGCCCTTGTGGTCGGAGTCCAGCACGTCCGGGTGCGCGCCCGGAACGTTCCGGTAGACCGCGTTCAGCAGGTACTCCGCGTCCGGCCCGTCGCCTTGGAAGCCGTCCGGGTAGAGGTCGTACAGCGGCGAGTCCTTGGG is part of the Tenggerimyces flavus genome and encodes:
- a CDS encoding LCP family glycopolymer transferase — translated: MSDPTWDPTTEHRGHPAQRPTGRRRRSGMPFNRVLGLTLLSALVPGTGYLATGRRKLGIAVLAILVLILAFGAYVALFGRDWAIGLAVEPTSLAIAATILAVIGIAWVVVIVTSHRALRPRAVSPLQRILGSALVGVLALMVMSPMALGSRYAFVQRDVVRTIFASDDTKSATRPQNVTAEDPWGGRSRVNLLLLGGDAGEGRDGTRTDSVIVASIDTRTGNTVLFSLPRNLTKLPFPKDSPLYDLYPDGFQGDGPDAEYLLNAVYRNVPGAHPDVLDSDHKGADALKLGVGEALGLQLDYFILINLDGFEQLVDALGGITVNINTRVAIGGNTDTGRRPDDWLEPGPNKHLDGDNALWFARGRYGSSDYARMGRQRCVINAIIQQADPATMLTRYEAIAKSSKDIVETDLPQSLLKPFVGLALDVKDATVTSIVFDNKVIRPAHPDYDLIRSKVESALAASEASPSPGASSTAKAPATPNAPDPTKAAEPPPDNGDDEESPGDDPSNAPSPGTGGDEAADSLTDSCAYQPQS